One window of Vanessa atalanta chromosome 9, ilVanAtal1.2, whole genome shotgun sequence genomic DNA carries:
- the LOC125066171 gene encoding WD repeat-containing protein 26, whose amino-acid sequence MHQPCTNGAHLNGDAARNGDLSPGLRMGQTDQEIVRLIGQHLLSVGLERSASLLMEESGLHLEHPAAATFRQHVLAGDWVKADHDLGVLHDLLRDSPHVDTHNLSEMKFVVLEQKYLEHLEAGRVLDALHVLRNELTPLQHDTPRVHRLSALMMCADAAELRARAHWPGGPPSRAAVLARVQAVLPPALMMAPGRLRALLAQAAAQQAARCRFHAAPRPPLAAAVPATAATTTTTVAVPVPPVDPIPFSLLADHHCSADQFPIHSLQVLNEHCDEVWYCKWSPDGSKLASGSKDNTVMIWDFDPIAKRLSFRKSLEGHSYGVSYLSWSPDGRYLIAAGPEDCPDLWIWNMETEQLHLKMTHSQEDSLTAVAWHASSDKFVCGGARGQFYHCSLDGTLLNNWDGVRVNALACRGDGKVLAADTHHRVRAYDFADLTDRNLIQEEHAVMAMTLNAADSLLLLNVANQGVHLWDIRARALVRRFRGLSQGHFTIHACFGGAHQDFIASGSEDNKVYIWHVGGEEPIAVVSGHTRCVNAVAWNPRHHDVLVSASDDYSLRLWGPRAHQH is encoded by the exons ATGCATCAGCCGTGCACCAACGGCGCTCACCTCAACGGTGACGCCGCTCGGAATGGAGACCTATCGCCAGGTCTTCGCATGGGCCAAACTGACCAGGAAATTGTCCGTCTCATTGGGCAACATCTCCTATCTGTTGGACTTGA GCGCAGTGCATCGTTGCTGATGGAGGAGTCAGGACTGCACTTGGAGCACCCGGCGGCCGCCACGTTTCGGCAGCACGTGCTTGCCGGCGACTGGGTGAAGGCCGACCATGACCTGGGTGTCCTGCACGATCTGCTGCGCGACTCGCCGCACGTCGACACGCATAATCTCTCT GAGATGAAGTTCGTGGTTCTGGAACAAAAGTACCTGGAGCACCTCGAAGCGGGACGCGTGCTGGACGCGCTGCACGTGCTGCGGAACGAGCTGACGCCGCTGCAGCACGACACGCCGCGCGTGCACCGCCTGTCCGCGCTCATGATGTGCGCCGACGCGGCCGAGCTGCGGGCGCGCGCGCACTGGCCGGGCGGGCCGCCCTCGCGCGCCGCCGTCCTCGCGCGCGTGCAG GCCGTGCTGCCGCCCGCGCTGATGATGGCGCCGGGCCGGCTGCGCGCGCTGCTGGCGCAGGCGGCGGCGCAGCAGGCCGCGCGGTGTCGCTTCCacgccgcgccgcgcccgccgctcGCGGCCGCCGTCCCCGCCACCGCTGCCACGACCACCACCACGGTCGCGGTCCCCGTGCCGCCCGTGGACCCCATCCCCTTCTCACTGCTCGCAGATCACCACTGCTCCGCCGATCAGTTTCCTATACATTCACTGCAG GTGCTAAACGAACACTGCGACGAGGTGTGGTACTGCAAGTGGTCGCCCGACGGCTCCAAGCTGGCGTCGGGCTCGAAGGACAATACCGTCATGATATGGGATTTCGACCCCATAGCCAAGCGGCTCTCCTTCAG AAAATCGTTGGAGGGTCATTCATACGGCGTGTCATATCTATCGTGGAGTCCTGACGGCCGCTACCTCATAGCCGCCGGGCCCGAAGACTGTCCCGATCTCTGGATCTGGAATATGGAG ACGGAGCAGCTCCACCTGAAGATGACGCACTCGCAGGAGGACTCCCTGACGGCGGTTGCGTGGCACGCCTCGTCCGACAAGTTCGTgtgcggcggcgcgcgcggacAGTTCTACCACTGCAGCCTCGAC GGCACGCTGCTCAACAACTGGGACGGCGTGCGCGTGAACGCGCTGGCGTGTCGCGGCGACGGCAAGGTGCTGGCGGCCGACACGCACCACCGCGTGCGCGCCTACGACTTCGCCGACCTCACCGACCGCAACCT CATCCAAGAGGAACACGCGGTGATGGCGATGACGCTGAACGCGGCTGACTCCCTACTATTGCTCAACGTGGCCAACCAGGGCGTGCACCTCTGGGACATAC gtGCGCGTGCGCTGGTGCGTCGCTTCCGCGGCCTGTCGCAGGGACACTTCACCATACACGCGTGCTTCGGCGGGGCGCACCAGGACTTTATCGCATCGGGCAGCGAGGACAATAAG GTGTACATCTGGCACGTGGGCGGGGAGGAGCCCATCGCGGTGGTGTCGGGCCACACGCGCTGCGTCAACGCCGTGGCCTGGAACCCGCGCCACCACGACGTGCTGGTCTCCGCCTCTGACGACTACTCGCTGCGACTGTGGGGCCCGCGCGCGCACCAGCACTAG